Proteins encoded by one window of Teretinema zuelzerae:
- a CDS encoding glycosyltransferase family 2 protein yields the protein MATGSPGTTLNPTGTGLPAARRDISLVIPCYNEEEALPHLYAELCRVRDSMPSQNFEFIFVDDGSADGTLAYLRVIAEQDTSVRYISFSRNFGKEAALLAGLEAALGRCVGVIDADLQDPPSLIPEMWAALESGEWDCVATRRASRTGEPFIRSVCARLFYRLMARISDAGIRDGARDFRLMTRQVCDAILSMGEYNRFSKGIFSWVGFRTKWLEFKDIKRVAGKTKWSFWGLFVYSLEGITAFSTAPLILASVFGLLFCFVSVVMTIIVVIKTLIWGDPVAGYPSLMSVVLFIGGVQLFCIGILGQYLAKVYLETKRRPGYIVKEQK from the coding sequence ATGGCTACAGGATCACCGGGGACGACATTGAATCCGACGGGTACGGGCCTGCCGGCGGCGAGGCGGGACATTTCTCTTGTAATACCCTGTTATAACGAAGAAGAGGCGCTGCCGCATTTATACGCCGAGCTTTGCCGTGTGCGGGATTCCATGCCGTCGCAGAACTTCGAGTTCATCTTCGTGGACGACGGATCGGCAGACGGCACCCTTGCCTACCTGAGAGTCATCGCGGAGCAGGATACAAGCGTCAGGTATATTTCCTTTTCCCGTAATTTCGGGAAGGAAGCGGCTCTCCTCGCCGGCCTGGAAGCCGCGCTCGGGCGATGCGTCGGCGTTATCGACGCCGACTTGCAGGACCCGCCTTCGCTCATCCCTGAGATGTGGGCCGCGCTTGAATCCGGCGAATGGGACTGCGTCGCGACGCGCCGGGCGAGCAGAACCGGCGAGCCGTTTATCCGTTCGGTTTGCGCGCGTCTTTTTTACCGGCTGATGGCCCGCATCTCAGACGCCGGCATCCGGGACGGCGCGCGCGATTTCCGCCTGATGACGAGGCAGGTGTGCGACGCGATCCTCTCGATGGGAGAGTACAACCGGTTTTCAAAGGGAATCTTCTCATGGGTGGGGTTCCGCACGAAGTGGCTGGAATTCAAAGACATCAAGCGTGTCGCAGGAAAGACGAAATGGTCGTTCTGGGGATTGTTTGTGTACTCGCTGGAAGGCATAACCGCTTTTTCTACGGCGCCTCTTATTTTAGCGTCGGTGTTCGGCTTGCTGTTCTGTTTCGTCTCGGTCGTCATGACGATCATCGTTGTCATAAAAACCCTGATCTGGGGCGATCCCGTCGCCGGATATCCGTCTCTCATGAGCGTCGTTCTTTTTATCGGCGGCGTGCAGCTTTTCTGCATCGGCATATTGGGCCAGTATCTGGCGAAGGTGTATCTCGAAACCAAGC
- a CDS encoding GH36-type glycosyl hydrolase domain-containing protein — translation MKYGHFDDAQREYVIETPRTPYPWINYLGNTKFFSLISNTSGGYAFYTDARLRRLTRYRYNDVPLDNNGRYFFIKDGDSVWNPGWKPMRVELDSYECRHGFGYSRISSSKNNVKADVLYFVPNGENAEVQMITLTNSGTAKKDISLVSYVEWCLYNALDDTTNFQRNFSTGEVEIEGGAIYHKTEYRERRTHFSFYSVNAKPDGFDTDRETFLGLHNGYDAPESVMAGKSGNSVADGWSPIASHRLNVSLAAGESKTFIFVLGYVEMEEDKKWAGENGCAPASKDLLQTNASMRVINKEKALALQNRFSTPAQVNAAFDELKAFWNGLLSNFTLKTGDEKLDRMAVWNQYQCIVTYNFARSASYFESGIGRGIGFRDTSQDMLGVVHQIPERARERLFDVASTQFEDGSAYHQFQPLTKRGNADIGSNFNDDPLWLILGVGGYIRETGDSGFLKEMVPFDNSPTNKATLFEHLKRSFRYTVDHLGPHGLPLIGRADWNDCLNLNCFSKDPNDSFQTSTNKDGKNAESVMIAQMFVYVAPEYAAMCRLLGDESEAKFAEAEAAKMAAQICKTGWDGDWYVRAYDDFGNKIGSKECEDGKIFIETQGFGAMAQIGADKGYPVKALDSVKTHLDTPYGIVILDPPYKDYHIELGEVSSYPPGYKENAGIFCHNNPWVIIGEVKSGRPERAWEYYRKIAPAYLEDISEIHRLEPYVYAQMIAGKAARRHGEAKNSWLTGTAAWNFVALSQWITGIRAEYNGLRVEPRLPAHVKTATITRTYRGCSYEIFVENRNPAGKIVVSVNSGSASADGTLVSAGAKGSTVKLTVTVG, via the coding sequence ATGAAATATGGTCATTTTGATGATGCCCAACGGGAATACGTCATTGAGACGCCGCGGACTCCCTATCCGTGGATCAATTATCTGGGAAACACGAAGTTCTTTTCCCTGATCTCGAATACCTCCGGCGGCTACGCGTTTTATACCGACGCCCGCCTTCGCCGGCTGACGCGCTACCGCTATAACGATGTGCCTCTCGACAACAACGGCCGCTATTTCTTCATCAAGGACGGCGATTCGGTATGGAACCCCGGCTGGAAGCCCATGCGCGTCGAGCTCGATTCCTACGAATGCCGCCATGGCTTCGGATATTCCAGGATTTCTTCTTCAAAAAACAATGTAAAGGCCGATGTCCTGTACTTCGTACCTAACGGCGAAAACGCCGAAGTGCAGATGATCACCCTGACCAACTCCGGAACCGCGAAAAAAGATATTTCCCTGGTTTCCTACGTGGAGTGGTGTCTCTATAACGCCCTCGACGACACGACCAACTTCCAGCGGAACTTCTCCACCGGCGAAGTGGAGATCGAAGGCGGAGCGATCTATCACAAGACCGAGTACCGCGAGCGCCGCACCCACTTCTCCTTCTACTCGGTAAACGCAAAGCCCGACGGCTTCGATACCGACCGCGAAACCTTCCTCGGTCTTCATAACGGCTACGACGCTCCCGAATCAGTCATGGCCGGAAAGAGCGGAAACTCCGTCGCGGACGGATGGTCCCCCATCGCGAGCCACCGGCTGAATGTCAGCCTCGCCGCCGGAGAATCCAAGACCTTCATTTTCGTGCTCGGCTATGTCGAAATGGAAGAGGACAAAAAGTGGGCGGGCGAAAACGGCTGCGCTCCCGCGTCCAAAGACCTGCTCCAGACGAACGCGAGCATGCGCGTGATCAATAAGGAAAAGGCTCTCGCCCTCCAGAACCGCTTCTCCACGCCCGCCCAGGTGAACGCCGCCTTCGACGAGCTGAAGGCGTTCTGGAACGGTCTGCTCTCCAACTTTACCCTCAAAACCGGGGACGAGAAGCTCGACCGCATGGCTGTGTGGAACCAGTACCAGTGCATCGTCACCTACAACTTCGCGCGCTCGGCCTCGTACTTCGAGAGCGGAATCGGCCGCGGAATCGGGTTCCGCGACACCAGCCAGGACATGCTCGGAGTCGTGCACCAGATTCCCGAACGCGCGCGCGAACGCCTCTTCGACGTCGCCTCGACCCAGTTCGAGGACGGTTCGGCCTACCACCAGTTCCAGCCGTTGACCAAGCGCGGAAACGCGGACATCGGAAGCAACTTCAACGACGACCCGCTGTGGCTCATCCTCGGCGTGGGCGGCTATATCCGCGAAACCGGAGATTCCGGCTTCCTCAAGGAGATGGTTCCCTTCGACAACAGCCCGACCAACAAAGCGACCCTCTTCGAGCACCTCAAGCGGTCCTTCCGCTATACGGTCGACCACCTGGGTCCGCACGGACTGCCGCTCATCGGACGCGCCGACTGGAACGACTGCCTGAACCTCAACTGCTTCAGCAAGGATCCCAACGATTCCTTCCAGACTTCCACCAACAAGGACGGAAAGAACGCCGAGTCCGTGATGATCGCCCAGATGTTCGTCTATGTCGCTCCCGAATACGCGGCGATGTGCCGCCTTCTGGGAGACGAGTCGGAAGCGAAATTTGCCGAGGCGGAAGCCGCCAAGATGGCAGCGCAGATCTGCAAGACCGGCTGGGACGGGGATTGGTATGTGCGCGCCTACGACGACTTCGGAAACAAGATCGGTTCGAAGGAATGCGAAGACGGAAAGATCTTCATCGAAACCCAGGGATTCGGAGCGATGGCCCAGATCGGCGCAGACAAGGGATACCCGGTCAAGGCGCTTGATTCGGTCAAAACCCACCTCGATACTCCCTACGGAATCGTCATTCTCGATCCTCCGTACAAGGATTACCATATCGAGCTCGGCGAAGTTTCCTCGTATCCGCCGGGATACAAAGAGAACGCCGGCATTTTCTGCCATAACAATCCGTGGGTCATCATCGGCGAAGTGAAGTCCGGACGCCCCGAGCGCGCCTGGGAGTATTATCGCAAGATAGCTCCGGCGTATCTCGAGGACATCAGCGAGATTCACCGGCTCGAGCCCTACGTGTACGCGCAGATGATCGCCGGAAAGGCGGCGCGCCGACACGGAGAAGCCAAGAACAGCTGGCTCACCGGAACCGCCGCGTGGAACTTCGTCGCGCTGAGCCAGTGGATAACCGGCATCAGGGCCGAGTACAACGGACTGCGCGTGGAGCCCAGGCTTCCCGCCCACGTGAAAACCGCGACCATCACGAGAACCTATCGCGGATGCTCGTACGAGATCTTCGTGGAGAACAGGAACCCCGCCGGCAAGATCGTCGTTTCCGTAAACTCGGGATCGGCTTCCGCCGACGGTACTCTCGTGAGCGCCGGAGCGAAGGGATCGACGGTTAAGCTTACCGTAACAGTAGGCTGA
- the nagB gene encoding glucosamine-6-phosphate deaminase, whose amino-acid sequence MRVIIKEDYATCAEWTARHIAWRISAFAPTADKPFVLGLPTGSTPLGVYKELIRLNKAGKVSFQNVVTFNMDEYLGLDSNHPQSYHRFMQDNFFSHIDINPANTNILDGTTTDPEAECRRFEEKIAKYGKIHLFIGGVGADGHIAFNEPGSSLSSRTRQKTLTQDTIIMNSRFFGGDPEQVPTKALTVGVGTILDAEEVLILASGYTKARALHHAIEEGINHMWTISVLQNHPRAIIVCDEDATDELRVGTVRYFRDIEAKNSSPY is encoded by the coding sequence ATGAGAGTCATTATCAAAGAAGATTATGCAACCTGCGCTGAATGGACGGCCCGGCATATCGCCTGGCGCATTTCAGCCTTCGCGCCTACAGCCGATAAGCCCTTCGTTCTCGGTTTGCCCACGGGTTCCACGCCGCTCGGCGTCTATAAAGAGCTTATCCGGCTTAATAAGGCCGGGAAGGTATCGTTCCAGAACGTGGTGACCTTCAATATGGACGAGTATCTCGGACTCGACAGCAATCATCCGCAGAGCTATCACCGGTTCATGCAGGACAATTTCTTCTCCCACATCGATATCAACCCGGCCAATACGAATATTCTGGACGGCACGACGACCGATCCGGAAGCGGAATGCCGGCGCTTCGAAGAAAAGATCGCGAAGTACGGAAAGATTCATCTGTTTATCGGCGGAGTAGGGGCGGACGGACATATCGCCTTCAACGAGCCCGGCTCCTCCCTCAGTTCCCGAACGCGGCAGAAGACGCTGACCCAGGATACCATCATCATGAATTCCCGTTTCTTCGGCGGCGACCCCGAGCAGGTTCCCACGAAGGCTCTGACGGTGGGAGTCGGAACGATCCTGGACGCGGAGGAGGTTCTCATCCTTGCCTCCGGCTATACCAAGGCCAGGGCTCTGCATCACGCGATTGAAGAGGGAATCAATCACATGTGGACGATCAGCGTTCTGCAGAATCATCCCCGCGCCATCATCGTGTGCGACGAAGACGCCACGGACGAGCTGAGAGTCGGGACCGTCCGTTATTTCCGGGACATTGAAGCTAAAAACTCAAGCCCGTATTAA
- the nagA gene encoding N-acetylglucosamine-6-phosphate deacetylase codes for MKSSVCFHNGTLLTGLSVMERCAVLVKDGFIEDVFSEKRFLQKRFDSSVEIIDVDGSYISPGFIDTHVHGFAGKGTEDNDPDSIIEMSRELAQYGVTAFNPTLYPSEPDNMIASIKAVVAAMGKENGARIMGLHLEGPFISPERLGVQRPETLSAVNMEFMDRLWEASEGHIVNMTVAPELKGMRELALYSIKKGIVLQAGHTNASYENMLEGMQAGILHSTHLFNAMSSMHHRNPGAVGAILIHPEMACELIADGVHVHPDLIRLVVRDKPIDKIVLVTDSLKPTEQRAGDLFANGEEVVYHGGCFHRKKDDVIAGSALTMIGGVKNLMEYGLPVDQAVKLASMNPAQVMRYQGMGAIIPGYKADLTVFDRHCNVLASVIDGSLKKNSF; via the coding sequence ATGAAATCAAGCGTTTGTTTTCATAACGGAACGCTGTTGACCGGTTTATCGGTGATGGAGCGATGCGCTGTCCTGGTGAAGGACGGCTTCATAGAAGACGTGTTCAGCGAGAAACGATTCCTTCAGAAACGCTTCGATTCCTCCGTAGAAATAATCGACGTAGACGGCTCCTATATCAGCCCCGGCTTTATAGATACTCATGTCCACGGCTTCGCGGGAAAGGGGACGGAGGACAACGATCCGGATTCAATAATCGAAATGTCCCGCGAGCTCGCTCAGTACGGAGTAACCGCATTTAATCCCACTCTGTACCCGTCAGAACCAGATAATATGATCGCTTCTATAAAAGCGGTTGTCGCCGCCATGGGAAAAGAAAACGGAGCGCGGATAATGGGGCTTCATCTGGAAGGGCCGTTCATTTCTCCCGAGCGCCTGGGCGTCCAGCGCCCGGAGACGCTCAGCGCCGTCAACATGGAGTTTATGGACAGGCTTTGGGAAGCCTCCGAGGGGCATATCGTCAACATGACGGTGGCTCCCGAACTCAAGGGCATGCGGGAGCTTGCGCTGTATTCGATCAAGAAGGGCATTGTCCTTCAGGCGGGCCATACGAACGCGTCGTACGAGAATATGCTGGAGGGGATGCAGGCCGGCATCCTGCATTCGACGCATCTCTTTAACGCGATGAGCTCGATGCATCATCGCAATCCGGGAGCCGTGGGCGCTATATTGATTCATCCGGAAATGGCGTGCGAATTGATAGCGGACGGCGTGCATGTGCATCCGGACTTGATCAGGCTCGTTGTGCGCGACAAGCCGATCGACAAAATCGTTCTGGTGACCGATTCCCTGAAGCCGACGGAACAGCGCGCCGGAGATTTATTCGCCAACGGCGAAGAAGTGGTGTATCATGGTGGATGCTTTCATCGAAAGAAGGACGACGTGATCGCCGGATCGGCGCTTACTATGATCGGGGGCGTGAAGAACCTCATGGAGTACGGCCTGCCGGTCGATCAGGCGGTCAAGCTTGCTTCGATGAATCCCGCCCAGGTGATGCGCTATCAGGGAATGGGCGCGATAATTCCGGGATATAAGGCGGATTTGACGGTATTCGACCGGCATTGCAACGTGTTGGCTTCGGTAATCGACGGATCGCTGAAAAAAAATAGTTTTTAG
- a CDS encoding carbohydrate ABC transporter permease, translated as MSDVRGTDIGSVVSKSVIYFIMAIFAVLAIYPIFWLVIQSFKTTQDYLLNSKLDFPKKWFFQNYVQSWKRGKFGTLIVNSVFYTGITVSAVIAFGFMAGFAFSKIPSKATPFLLGSFVIGILLTLQSVMVPLFLMVNAAGLYNTRLGVLIPYIGIGLPMGVYLATEYIRSIPDALVESARIDGAKYIRIFSSIIVPMAAPVAVTVAIMTVTGTWNEFMLINILASSDKIKSIPVGIARFSGALASDYGKQFAALVIGLIPMLIFYVLFRKQITKGVAAGAVKG; from the coding sequence ATGTCAGACGTACGAGGAACGGATATCGGATCTGTAGTCTCTAAATCGGTAATATATTTCATTATGGCGATATTCGCCGTACTTGCGATTTATCCCATATTCTGGCTGGTGATTCAGTCGTTCAAAACCACCCAGGATTATCTGTTGAACAGCAAACTTGATTTTCCGAAAAAATGGTTTTTCCAGAATTACGTCCAGTCCTGGAAGCGCGGAAAGTTCGGAACCCTGATTGTTAACAGCGTTTTCTACACCGGCATAACGGTGTCCGCGGTCATCGCCTTCGGCTTTATGGCGGGCTTCGCGTTTTCCAAGATTCCTTCGAAGGCGACCCCCTTCCTGCTCGGAAGCTTCGTCATCGGCATCCTGTTGACCCTCCAGTCGGTAATGGTTCCCCTCTTCCTCATGGTGAACGCGGCGGGCCTGTACAACACCCGGCTGGGCGTCTTGATTCCGTACATCGGAATCGGCCTGCCGATGGGCGTGTATCTCGCGACCGAGTACATCCGCAGCATTCCGGACGCCCTTGTCGAATCGGCGCGAATAGACGGCGCGAAATACATAAGGATTTTCTCGTCGATCATCGTTCCGATGGCCGCCCCCGTCGCCGTAACCGTGGCGATCATGACCGTTACCGGAACCTGGAACGAGTTCATGCTGATCAATATTCTTGCCTCGAGCGACAAGATCAAGTCGATACCGGTCGGCATCGCCCGCTTCTCCGGCGCCCTTGCCTCGGATTACGGCAAGCAGTTCGCCGCTCTCGTCATCGGGTTGATCCCCATGCTTATCTTCTACGTCCTTTTCAGGAAGCAGATAACCAAGGGCGTCGCGGCCGGCGCGGTGAAAGGCTGA
- a CDS encoding carbohydrate ABC transporter permease, which yields MKDLSSKAEQRLSYTLLVLPAVLFYFSVMAFPTVFSVVLSLTNYNGGKIFGNPEIGFAGMVSYLKTFKDEYFYLALKNNMYIVGVSVFGQIPLGFALAYILSRGLVRGCDFFQSMVYLPNVISTVVIGILFQSFFLNNNSVYMEIVRFFNPAAEYTLSSNPMLPILIVILWMYTGMYVIIFLANLQKIDTSIIEATKIDGANEFQSLLYIILPALSGVLVTSAILAISGSLKSFDLIYVMTQGGPARRTNVLSIYMYDKAFKGAPNYPLANAISTIMVAISFILIAITKVVEKRFGGKE from the coding sequence GTGAAAGACCTTTCTTCCAAAGCCGAACAGCGACTGTCGTATACGCTGTTGGTGCTCCCCGCGGTTTTGTTTTATTTTTCGGTGATGGCCTTTCCCACTGTTTTTTCCGTGGTATTGAGCTTGACGAATTACAACGGCGGGAAAATTTTCGGAAATCCGGAAATCGGTTTCGCCGGTATGGTGAGCTATCTGAAAACGTTCAAGGACGAGTATTTCTATCTCGCCCTGAAAAACAACATGTATATCGTCGGCGTTTCCGTGTTCGGGCAGATTCCCCTCGGATTCGCTCTTGCGTACATCCTGTCCCGCGGACTTGTTCGCGGCTGCGATTTCTTCCAGTCCATGGTCTACCTTCCCAACGTTATATCCACGGTCGTTATCGGTATTCTCTTCCAGAGCTTCTTCCTGAACAATAACAGCGTGTATATGGAAATCGTCCGCTTCTTCAATCCCGCGGCGGAATATACGCTGAGCAGCAACCCCATGCTTCCTATTTTGATCGTCATCCTGTGGATGTACACCGGAATGTATGTGATCATCTTCCTCGCGAACCTTCAAAAGATCGATACCTCGATCATTGAAGCGACCAAGATCGACGGCGCCAATGAATTCCAGTCCCTGCTGTACATCATCCTTCCGGCCCTTTCCGGCGTGCTCGTGACCAGCGCGATTCTCGCGATCTCCGGATCGCTGAAATCCTTCGACCTTATTTATGTAATGACCCAGGGAGGACCGGCCCGCAGAACGAATGTTCTTTCGATATACATGTACGACAAGGCGTTCAAGGGCGCTCCGAACTATCCGTTGGCCAACGCGATCTCCACGATAATGGTGGCCATCAGTTTTATTCTCATCGCGATAACCAAGGTCGTTGAAAAACGCTTTGGGGGAAAGGAGTAA
- a CDS encoding ROK family transcriptional regulator, translating to MQINNNYQKNANISLIAKMLWKKPGISRVDISRELDLYRSTVSNIINSLIDNGVVLEEKIGDALPQGGRKPIYLGLNPRFGCSGGIEMQPDCYRAVLVSITGDVLESFDGPFPDGAFEDAIDTVCEQLFSRAGVLGIPLLGICVGMPGIIDSEGSRIIRSDPFGIANAPFVSRFSKKRKIPVLVENDANCLAWLELARNREESLSDFMCLTAEYHDRDALTSSRPGMSVGLGLALSGSVYSGAGYAAGEFVSVSWRPGKAGQSGISDELMKNIEKDEQAFSVWAQDLFSSLVPVVSVFNPQAVFAHGELARQKEKVLRIIEERVPQFASLLETVGAGLKFGDGELHSLAEGAALMFFLLLFSVPGGSSASSSRGIDWDAVFEIASRPAE from the coding sequence ATGCAGATCAACAATAACTATCAAAAAAACGCCAACATCTCGTTGATCGCAAAAATGCTCTGGAAAAAACCGGGGATAAGCCGCGTCGATATTTCCCGGGAACTTGATCTGTACCGGTCAACCGTGTCGAATATCATCAATTCGTTAATCGATAACGGCGTTGTTCTGGAAGAAAAGATCGGAGACGCCCTGCCTCAGGGCGGCCGCAAGCCGATTTATCTCGGATTGAATCCCCGCTTCGGCTGTTCCGGCGGAATAGAGATGCAGCCTGACTGTTATCGCGCCGTGCTTGTCTCGATAACCGGCGATGTGCTTGAGTCGTTCGACGGACCTTTTCCCGACGGGGCCTTCGAGGACGCGATCGACACTGTGTGCGAACAGCTGTTTTCCCGCGCTGGAGTCCTGGGAATTCCGCTGTTGGGCATTTGCGTCGGCATGCCGGGAATAATCGACAGCGAAGGATCGCGCATCATCCGTTCCGACCCTTTCGGCATTGCTAACGCTCCCTTTGTTTCCCGCTTTTCAAAAAAGCGGAAAATCCCCGTACTGGTGGAAAACGACGCAAATTGTCTGGCATGGCTCGAACTCGCGCGGAACCGGGAAGAGAGCCTCAGCGATTTCATGTGCTTGACTGCCGAATACCACGACCGGGACGCCCTTACCAGCTCCCGGCCGGGAATGAGCGTGGGCTTGGGCCTTGCCCTTTCCGGCAGCGTGTATTCGGGCGCCGGCTACGCCGCCGGCGAGTTCGTAAGCGTGTCGTGGAGGCCGGGGAAGGCCGGACAGTCCGGAATATCGGACGAACTGATGAAAAACATCGAAAAAGACGAGCAGGCCTTTTCTGTCTGGGCTCAAGATCTGTTCTCCAGCCTCGTTCCGGTCGTGTCTGTATTCAACCCCCAGGCGGTTTTCGCTCACGGGGAATTAGCCCGGCAAAAAGAGAAGGTGCTGCGGATCATAGAAGAGCGGGTTCCTCAATTCGCCTCTCTTTTGGAAACCGTCGGAGCCGGATTAAAATTCGGAGACGGCGAGCTTCATTCGCTCGCCGAAGGCGCCGCGCTGATGTTCTTTTTACTGCTGTTCAGCGTTCCCGGCGGTTCTTCGGCCTCTTCGTCCCGCGGTATCGATTGGGACGCGGTGTTCGAGATCGCGTCCCGGCCCGCTGAGTAG
- a CDS encoding sigma-54-dependent Fis family transcriptional regulator yields MPLHTDNSFIPGDALSSATTMDIVLDALKELVDYELAVVLGWDGKDTLRVHTAAGPLSSPRLAKFSLSLSGRPDLEALLRADRPKLFSEGEDHVDTYDEVLDLPEGHSCLVSPLILHGRTIGLLTLDNRRCGVFEPSVVSFIGVVSRLIAVALAQGEAARALRTQNETLAEERNRLLGQDSDAFRDFAGTSPAWLEVIGLIKLVAAADTPVLLLGETGVGKEEAARVLHRLSPRSDGPFVALNCSALPASLAESELFGHEKGSFTGAQGLRKGRFELAAGGTLFLDEIGELPAEIQPKLLRALQEGCFERVGGERPVYTDVRIIAATHVDLNKAVAEGRFREDLFYRVSVFPVRIPSLRERGQDVLQLAELFLSRLRLRSGWSEAYFSPEALDGMLRREWTGNVRELKNAVERAVILARGGRIEAVHLQNSEWQPGRTREQTGSDQASSLSREPGLNREFFPLAAALGSPRAVPASSSGSEADSADRAQPAILPLKEVQRRYVEAVLAFCEGRVYGPQGAARFLEIKPTTLQSMMDRLGVDRKGRKQG; encoded by the coding sequence ATGCCGTTACACACCGATAATTCGTTCATTCCTGGCGACGCGCTTTCTTCTGCCACCACGATGGATATCGTTCTGGACGCTTTGAAAGAGCTGGTAGATTACGAGCTTGCCGTGGTGCTCGGCTGGGACGGGAAAGACACCCTCAGGGTGCATACCGCCGCCGGTCCCCTCTCGAGCCCGCGCCTCGCGAAATTCTCCCTCTCTCTTTCGGGCCGCCCCGATCTGGAAGCTCTGCTTCGTGCGGACCGCCCGAAGCTGTTTTCAGAAGGGGAAGACCATGTTGATACCTACGACGAGGTCCTTGATCTCCCCGAGGGACACTCCTGCCTCGTCTCCCCGCTGATTCTCCACGGGCGCACCATCGGACTTCTGACGCTGGATAACCGCAGATGCGGCGTCTTCGAGCCGTCCGTCGTGTCGTTCATCGGCGTGGTTTCTCGGCTGATCGCGGTAGCCCTCGCCCAGGGGGAGGCCGCGCGCGCTCTCCGGACGCAGAATGAAACGCTCGCGGAGGAGCGGAACCGCCTGCTCGGCCAGGATTCGGACGCCTTCCGCGACTTTGCCGGAACCTCCCCCGCATGGCTCGAGGTCATCGGCTTGATCAAGCTTGTCGCCGCCGCGGACACTCCCGTTCTGCTGTTGGGCGAAACCGGAGTCGGAAAAGAGGAGGCCGCACGCGTCCTTCACCGGCTGTCTCCGCGCTCTGACGGGCCCTTCGTCGCCTTGAACTGCTCCGCCCTGCCTGCTTCTCTGGCGGAAAGCGAGCTCTTCGGCCATGAGAAAGGCTCTTTCACCGGCGCCCAGGGATTGAGGAAGGGCCGGTTCGAACTGGCGGCCGGCGGGACCCTTTTTCTTGACGAAATCGGTGAGCTCCCTGCGGAAATCCAGCCGAAACTTCTACGGGCCCTGCAGGAAGGCTGTTTCGAGCGCGTCGGCGGCGAGCGGCCGGTCTATACTGATGTCAGGATAATCGCGGCTACCCATGTCGATTTGAACAAAGCCGTCGCGGAGGGCAGATTCCGCGAAGATCTTTTTTACCGCGTGTCTGTGTTTCCGGTCAGGATTCCTTCTCTGCGCGAGCGGGGCCAGGATGTGCTCCAGCTCGCGGAGCTTTTTCTTTCAAGGCTCAGGTTGCGCTCGGGATGGTCGGAAGCGTATTTTTCGCCTGAAGCCCTCGACGGAATGCTTCGGCGGGAGTGGACCGGCAATGTCCGCGAACTGAAAAACGCCGTGGAGCGCGCGGTTATTCTCGCCCGGGGCGGCCGCATTGAAGCCGTTCATCTGCAGAACAGCGAATGGCAGCCGGGACGAACGCGGGAGCAGACCGGAAGCGATCAGGCTTCCAGCCTTTCCCGTGAGCCCGGCCTGAATCGGGAGTTTTTCCCTCTCGCAGCCGCGCTCGGAAGTCCTCGTGCTGTTCCGGCGTCCTCGTCCGGATCGGAAGCCGATTCCGCCGACCGCGCGCAACCGGCCATCCTTCCGCTCAAAGAAGTTCAACGCAGATATGTGGAAGCGGTTCTAGCCTTTTGCGAGGGGCGCGTATACGGACCGCAGGGCGCCGCTCGTTTTCTGGAGATCAAGCCGACTACCCTTCAAAGCATGATGGACCGCCTCGGCGTCGATCGGAAGGGCAGGAAGCAGGGATAA
- a CDS encoding peroxiredoxin, with protein MEETVQHSIPRIGEKAPSFKAVTTQGEIDFPKQYEGSWVILFSHPADFTPVCTSEFMTFASMENQFAELNCKLVGLSVDGLYSHIAWLRTIKEKISYKGMKDVEVKFPLIEDITMEVAKKYGMIQPGESNTKAVRAVFIIDPKGVIRAMIYYPLSMGRNFDELYRAVQALKAADEFSIATPADWRPGDDVIVPTAGSCGVAKDRMEGKVEGVTCHDWFFCTKKLDKDTVLKAIFKK; from the coding sequence ATGGAAGAAACAGTACAGCACAGCATACCGAGAATCGGAGAAAAGGCCCCCTCGTTCAAAGCGGTAACCACCCAGGGCGAGATAGATTTCCCTAAGCAATACGAAGGTTCATGGGTAATCCTGTTCAGCCATCCGGCCGACTTTACGCCCGTATGCACCTCCGAGTTCATGACCTTCGCGTCGATGGAAAACCAATTCGCCGAGCTCAACTGCAAGCTCGTCGGACTTTCTGTCGACGGCCTCTACAGCCATATCGCGTGGCTGAGAACCATCAAGGAGAAGATTTCCTACAAGGGAATGAAAGACGTCGAGGTGAAGTTCCCCCTCATCGAGGACATCACCATGGAAGTGGCGAAGAAGTACGGCATGATCCAGCCGGGTGAAAGCAACACCAAGGCCGTGCGCGCGGTGTTCATCATCGATCCCAAGGGCGTCATCCGGGCGATGATTTACTACCCGCTGAGCATGGGACGCAACTTCGACGAGCTCTACCGCGCCGTCCAGGCGTTGAAGGCAGCCGACGAGTTCTCCATCGCCACCCCGGCCGACTGGCGCCCCGGCGACGACGTTATCGTTCCGACCGCCGGTTCCTGCGGAGTCGCGAAGGATCGCATGGAAGGCAAGGTGGAAGGCGTTACCTGCCACGACTGGTTCTTCTGCACCAAGAAACTGGACAAGGACACGGTGCTCAAGGCGATTTTCAAGAAATAG